One Sparus aurata chromosome 23, fSpaAur1.1, whole genome shotgun sequence genomic window, TCTCAGTTTATCGACTGTTTCCTCTcttcaccagcagggggcacaTGAGTCTAGCAAACTTAAagttaaaggatcagttcacccacaaaaatgaaaatccagttatcatctcctccctccatgctgatataaggtttcatagtccacaaaacatttctggagctttgcagcaaaacagcattgcagcattctgctaaacaacaaaagaatcatccacaaaaacacaagctgtcTTCACACAACTCGTCTTCTGTAATCCAAGTCCATTGAAGCCCTGAGATCtgaaactgatctgaaaagacTTTGTTTATGAGGAAATCTTCACTGTGGCTGCTGAGATAAAAGTGGAGtgtaatgtgtaaaacagaGAGGCTGCAGACTGTCTGTCCTCATGTCTGGATAACTCTGTCTGACCGAGCAGCGAGCGGATCTCTGAGCGGACCGACTACAGTCAGCTGACCGTGTCGCGGAGCTGTGGAGGGAGACACACCGTCACCTCGGCCAGCCAGAGACGCACCGGCCTGCACAAGCACCACACCCAGACCGAGGTGGACACCATGATTCAGGTACGACAAACAAGACTTTATACCTCTTTTATCATATGTAAGGAAAAGAACGAGTCATTTAAGGTGGGTTGTTTTCTTTAGTAAAAAAGAATGCAGGTTTTGAAGCTTCTTGGGAAAACGATGCCTGTTCCTGTTTCTGTTGCACCATGGCAGCTTTCTTTGTGCCGTAATTCATCATTTACAGGGAACTAATCTGTATGTGGACggtgtcattattctacagACGTCGAGACACTGTGACATCAggatttacttcagaatgagaagttaaagcaaaaaagggTTATTGTTTTCTTTACAAAGCAATTCCATTCATCGCACAAGAATGTGAAGTATATAAGTTCTCTATGTTATCACCAAAAACACTGGATGTCAATaactctcttcctctgtgtgtgtgtgtgtgtgtgtgtgtgtgtgtgtgtgtgtgtgtgtgttagtcagAGGAGGTTGATATCATCGGAATGGACGGGCACATTTACAAAGGTCGcctgaacacacctgctgtcaggAACACGGACAGTAAATTACCTACAATCTCTGCCAAAGAAggtagatttatttttatttaaacatccATGAATGTGACAAACCCAcaatgtttaacatgtttttaaactCTGGTAAAGTCACAGCATTGTACAAGTACTTTTTTAAATCCTTCTTTTTATTTGACTCTCAGGTGTCTGCAGGTAGTACTGCttgtatattattattattattatcattattattattatattattttatgaGCGGTCAGGTGCCtcgttgtttttttcagccttCAACCTGAAGTTTAATGTGAAATATGATAAGAAGTGATTTGACACCTGCTGAAGTCCGTCGCTGTCGCCTGCTGTCCAACATGATTTATGAGAACAAATGTCATTGAATGCATCTCAGCTGGGAGGTGTAAATGTCGAGGCAGCAGACGCTCCGTTTGCTCTGTGCTGCCGGTTGAACCTTGTCGTCTCCGTGCTCTGATGGCTGCAGGTTTGAGTAAAGACAAAAAGTCCTCCATGTCCCATAAACCTTCTGCGTCTCCGGAGGTCGGACACACTGCTCAGCTTCATCACACCCACAGTGCCAAGAGCGCCCAGTGCAGCCGCTCaggtgagtcacacacacacacacacacacacacacacaggtgaaggTGTCACAGTTCTCCTCATCCCCTCCGCTGTTTCCTCTCGCAGTTTAAAGATATCCATGTTCTGctcatattaaaataataagtGGTAGCTGTCAGAACAAGTCTTCCCTCTGAACTGAAACCAGAGCTCATGAAGCTGATTATCAGCGGTCTCTGTTCATCATCACAACCACCAGCGGAGAGTTTGATATAAGATGAATTGTAAAAACGAGGCTGTTGTGGCAGAACAGAGTGATATTCAAAGTAAAATAGAATTTATATGCACACAGCTAGAGAAGAGTACACACCACCTTCTCTAGATCCACACCACTAACATGACATAGAAACATAAAGGGGGAAACACGGCAGGAGGAAGAAATGAACTAATGGATTCCACCTTTACATTTCCAAGAAATGTCCAGAGCAGAAAAAACCTAAATGAAATTGAGTGTTTTCTATCTGCTAGTCTGAAAGCCCCTGCACGCCTCCTCtaacctccctcctctccccctgtGTGTCCAGCCTCCAGCAGCTCGGGTCGGGACTGGCCCGTGTCGGCTCTGGGCTGCACGTCTCAGAGCTCCATCACTCCCGCGTCAGCCACAGCAGAGAGCAACGCAGGGCGACAGGCCAACGAGCCGCTCGACCTGTAGGGGGCGACAGAACGCTTTGTACTGTTTTATATGTGATTCTGCAGAGAGAAGGTAACCTGCTGCACTACATGTCCCATAATGCACCTGTCAAacacttgtttatttttgtactttgtTGATTTTTTGTGATCGGActatttaaatgttattatgaacAATAATCAATAAACTTGAGTGTAAGATCGATCACTTCCTGTTGCTTCAGAGGATTTTTCCCTTCGGTGGGACACAAGATACTGAATCTGTACcagcagtggtggaatgtaactacgTTCATTTACTCAACTCTAATTTCAAGGtactttatctttgttttaatctGATGATAAATCATTCTCAGTGTCTTGAATCAAACAGTTTCTTCAGTCAGAACAGGAAGATGAACAGTTCAGAGTGAGTTCAGTCCTCCTCGTCTGTTTCGTCTTCACTCATCAGCGAGTCCTTCCTGCTCTCAGCCTCGTGTTTCTGTGAACAGGAAGTACACTTCAGTTCGTAGTAGTGATGTGTTTCCCCTCATGATGCAACTCCCCGGGGTCCTGGCCTCCCGCCGCAGTCTGACAGTTGAAGGGAACAACATATGGAGGCTTGTATCACTGACTGtcactatgtatatatatttatagtacAGGTACTTTAACTTCTGTTAAATATAGTTTGCTGATAATATtcctgtacttttacttgtaatagaGTATTTTTCAGTGACATTATCTTAACTTCAGTAATTAATCTGAATACTTCTCTACCACTGAATATTGTCTTCAGTGGCGTCTGTGGCTTTTTAAAGCTCTGTGACTCACTCTGTTGTTGAATCTGTATTATCAGCAGTTATTTAATTGTGTCATTGAACGTAactcttcctttctcttcttcgAGTACGCTCTCGTTATCGCTCATCATCTGACGAGAATCAGCAGCTTAGTTTGACACTTCCACCACTTCCTTCCTCAATCTTCAGCCACTTCAGAGGAAAAGTGTCACATTTATTTGCTTTCTCAACAGTCCGTCTGCTcttacagtaaaaacaaagtGATGAAACAGCGTCAGCAGAGAGGGAAGAACACACAGGACGTAGCAGATCATACCTTGTTTTATTAAACATATAAATACAAATTTCAACTGAGGAAATGAACACAAAGTACTTGAGAGAAATCTCTAGAAAAGAGCCATGGATTAGAACAGAGTGAATATCTGACAAAAAATACCATCGTCCACTTGGTGAGGGCAAAATAAGAGATGACTGGGAGGTAAAGTGTCTTAAAGAGGACATCAGCCTGTTGACCTCGGGGTGGCTGGGACACATCAGCTGTCTCTGCAGGAAGCTCCAACACAAGCTTCCCAAACCTGCAGCTCGTCCATCATCAACACATCCCGTCGCCAAACCAACCAGGCAGCTCAACACATTTCAGACGTGTGTCTCAACTTGTCCACAAACAGCTGCAGCGTttgatttaaaggaaaaatccGCCCTcaggtcaaaatgtctgcttcaaAGAACCATGCTGCTAATTAGAAATAATAACAGATAAAGTCACGTTTCCACTGCAGGCACGAGGAACCTTTACAGGAATTCTACCTTCCACCACAGAAACGAGGGTCAGAATGAAGTTTCTTATTCCTCAACAAAACCCCGGCTCAGAGGACTGAACCTTCCCAAGTACAGGAAGCACTGAACATTTCTGATTGGTCGAGTACTGGCAGCATTTTATTTCAGCCtccatttttaaaatctgctgctgcaaactggtttgtttttatctcatgGTGCTTCAACATGGAACAAAGCAAACGACAGACAGAACAAAGATAAAGTTGTTGTGCAGCCGAGCATAAAAAGACGTAGAAACAGCCGGATTTAAAATTCTCAGTACTTTGTGTCTGTCGACCTACATTCACCTCAGCCAGATATAAAAATCAATTTGCAGACTGTTAGCAGTGTGATCCATCACACGTCTGCTGTCAGGAATGTTCCAGGAGGGTTTACAGAGACAGAACCCTGAATTTAAGCCCAGAACATGATGATTTCCTCACAATAACCATGTGGTTTTAGCGTTGAGACCAGACGATTAGCACAAAGTTGTCACAACGTATCTGTCGTTTGCCGTAACGTACAAAGCCAACAGATATTCTGCTCATTGGGTTGATATTTAAATGTTACTACTTTTAagtaaattataaaaaaaatttgattttgaaaGCAGCTCATAGTTTCTgaatgaaaagtaaaatatttcctcTAAAATGtggtagaagtataaagtagcatcaaactaaaatactcaagtacaagtgCCAAAAAAGTGCACTTAATTTAcaatactcgagtaaatgtacctCAATACTTTCCATTGTTATTATCAAATATTCTAATAACTGATTGATAGATGATGTAAAGTCATTTTTGAAGAGTAAAAGAGTATaaaagttaaacatttaaagGTTTCATCTtacaaatgtgaagattttgcagtttttacttttttctacAAGATACTAAAGAATCTGTTCAGGTTCATTCTGGAACACAAAGACAGGCGGACGAttataatgaaaagaaaagaatcacAGGTCGAAGCGTTGAGGTCAGACTTTCAACACTTGATCCTGATAATGTTCACTGTGATGGATCAGATGATTCAAAACATCTTAAAGTCTGCAAACTGAGTctcaaactgtgaaaaaaatgagtCAAAAACACCTGCAACAGATCAGAGAGACTAAAAATGTCACTCTGTCTCACATTCAGGGTGTTTCTGAACTCGCACCAGAACCAGAAATGTGGAAGACTCCGACAAGAACGTGAAAACGAGTGTAGGGATGAAACACTCCTCATTAAACGCTGTTTTATAGGACGGATTTTTCCTTTACGTCAGCTCATTTGATTCATTTCTGCGTCAGATGTTAAAATATAATCAAAGGTTGAAGTGAAACAGCTGTGAGTGAAGCTCGACCTCCCCGAGACAATCAGACTAACCTGCAGTAAACATGAGCAGGCgtgaaaagaaacaagaaaatcagAAACAGTTGATTGTCTGTGTGAAGCTGTGAAGaaaaacctgtttttcttttcggTGTCATCGCTCCCTGACGGCGACAATAACAACTTTCTCTCTGGTGAAGTGAAggtgactttttgttttttgacgcTAACCTACGGGTGGATCTTTGTGACGAACACGAGATCCTGTGTGCAGAGTCTCGTCGAGGTTAAATCGTTTAAGACTCTGGACTGAATTctttcagcagcagtttgtacTTGTTCAAACCGTCTgatcctgtctgtgtgtgaatacaTTCAGAGCACATGAGGGGCCTCTCccattcagacagacagaggtagGAGTGGTTGAGCGTCTGAAAGGTTGTGTGGAAAATCACTGAGTCGGCCTGTGACCCACACAGACGGacacaaacatcatcaaaatattCTCCAATCAGATTCATGTGCTTTTCTGTAGTTCATCGTCAGCGTGACTGAAATCTTTTGGCTGAGGTTTTATTTACAGAACTTGCCGCTCATTATCAACctaacaggaagtcagaaacgataaggaacatttaaaaaaaacgacaCTCCTGCTCCGTCATCTCCGACAGTCGGCCTGAAACGATTCCTAACAAAACTACGATATAAACGTGGCAGCCCTCCGTCTTCCAATGATCAAATTATTGCAAACATTACCGACATTTCTTTATCGTTCATCTTTCTTCACCGTTTCTCCGACACATCGTCCGACTGAACACCAGTTTGTGCCGCTCTTGTATGACCCTATCACTGAAGTCCAGAAAAACACTTCCTGCGGTTCTGAAGGTGTTCAACAGAACCATCTGCAAGTTGCTGCTACAAACTGTTTGAAAAAGGAAAGGCCCTTTcaaaaatacttggcaggttGATTGGACGAACCATCTGTACATCACaggctaacttcaaccaatcagatcagcaGGAGAGCACAGCTGGTGACTCACACTCCTACTGAAGTCGGCCAGCTACGCTAACCCTTCAGGACATGCTaaccagcagcttctctcatGGACTGACGCTGATATGTTTGACGCTGCAGAAGGTTTTTTCATCTGGACAGTTGAAGATTCTTTGAGagcagcaggaagtgttttAACCAGCAGAGATCACCTGCTGTTAACGTCACACACAAGCAGACATATTTCAGTGTCACGGACGCGTTCTTCAGGCTGTAAATCAAACTCCACCTCCTCCAAACCACAGAACGGACGTGTGGGAACATTTTGGGATTTGAGCTCCGTTCCTTTTGTTTATCTGCTGGTTATTGTCGCCTTCCTGTTCTGACAGAgtttctaaaaaagaaaagatcacTTCAACAGATCACATGGCTCCTATCCTCAGTGCTCTGTCGGGTCCTGGGCTTGTTTGCATTGATGATGAAAAAGAAGTTTCTGCATTTTTCCCCGGACTCTGTGAAGTGTGTCATCAGTGAGCCGGTTCTTCCTCGGCTCGATGACGAAGATGAAGACGGAGTGAAAAGTGTCTCCTGCAGAGCCGAACGGCTCGTCTTCACTtagaaaaacaagaggaaatcagcagtgtctttgtctttttccatttcctctCATTCCACACATGTAACCCCCCTCCCACCCTCGACagcccacccccacccctccccttCCAAACAGATGATTTGGCTACACTTGACCCAGCAGCCCCGCCCCCCCCGCAGCCCGCCGCTCAGTCTCATCTCTGGCCGTGGAGCGCCGATACAACAGGGGGCTGCTGGGAGCCGCTGGGCTGAGAGACGGGGGGCCACATGGGAGTCTGTTGCatgtggtggtggtagtggtggtggtgcaTGTGGTGGCCGGTGGGCGATGACGGAGGCAGCCAGGCCGGCTGGTGGCTGGGCGGCGAGGAGGCCCAGAAGGAGCTGAAGCCTGACGTGGAGGAAGGGGCCGGCGGGGAGCACGCCATGGACACCTGGGAGGGGCCGCTGCCGCCGCTGGAGCCGCACTCTGACGCCCGCAGCTTGGAGAACATGGTGATGGCGTCCGGGAAGTTGGGTGGCGTGGCGGGTGTGTTTCTGGGAGTGCACATCTGTAGGACGGACACAAGAGGCGGAGGTTAACAGGAAGTCTGTTTCACCAATTCTGTgtttgcttttcaaaatgtttttacaaatgACATGAACAGTGAGAGAGTGTTTCtccaaactcaacaactcactcaACTGAGACGTTTGTTAAGAGAGTCTGGGGACAGAAGAAGTCTGTATTTACTGTTCAGTGTCTTTGTGAAATAGTCATGTGAATGTCCTTTTTTACAAGGAGACCAACAACTTCATGTCCTGATTGAATGCTGGCTGCAGATGAAaggatggaggtgatggaggccTTTTTAATGTTGGGCTGCAGACAGAAGGTTTCACTCataaagactttttaaaaacaaactaatgAGGGCTGAAAGTTCACGTCCAGGCTCAGCTCAGGAGGAGCGTCCATCAACGAGTAAGAACAGAACAATCCCTCAGTCTGACGCAGGATCAGAGTTCACCAGTTCAAGTCCCAACATACACTTTGTTTTCATATTGATTCAGTGAACTATAAATTATTTCTCCACTGATTTAATATTAGAATCAGTCAAAACAAGACGGCAGAATCAACACTGAGCATTTATTATCTGATCTGATGTTTCCTCTTTTCAATCAGGAAACTTCTCTGACTGATGCATGGAGCATTAATGATTTTTACGTCACGA contains:
- the ubald2 gene encoding UBA-like domain-containing protein 2; the encoded protein is MSVNMDELRHQVMINQFVLTAGCAADQAKQLLQAAHWQFETALSSFFQEANIPSHHHQMMCTPRNTPATPPNFPDAITMFSKLRASECGSSGGSGPSQVSMACSPPAPSSTSGFSSFWASSPPSHQPAWLPPSSPTGHHMHHHHYHHHMQQTPMWPPVSQPSGSQQPPVVSALHGQR